The Erwinia sorbitola nucleotide sequence GCCTGCATCAACTGGGAAACGACGGAAAGCCTGCTGCGTGAAATTCATCAGGATTTGACCGGGGTACTGGCGGCACGTCTGTCGCAAGAGGGTTAATGAATTATGGTGGCTGAACTGACCGCGCTACGCGATCAAATTGATGAAGTTGATAAAGCGCTGCTGGATCTGCTGGCGAAACGTCTTTCGCTGGTGGCTGAAGTGGGCGAGGTTAAAAGCCGCTACGGATTACCGATTTACGTTCCTGAGCGTGAGGCGACAATGCTTGCCTCACGCCGCCGGGAAGCAGAGCTGCTGGGCGTTCCCCCCGATCTGATCGAGGATGTGCTGCGCCGTGTGATGCGTGAATCCTACACCAGCGAAAATGATAAGGGCTTCAAAACCCTCTGTCCTGAGCTGCGTCCGGTGGTGATTGTTGGTGGTAAAGGCCAGATGGGGCGTCTTTTTGAAAAAATGCTGACCCTTTCCGGCTATCAGGTACAGATCCTTGATAAAGGGGATTGGGATAACGCAGAAACAATGCTGGCTAACGCCGGTATGGTGATTATCAGCGTGCCAATTCATCTGACTGAACAGGTGATTGGTGAGCTGCCGCCACTGCCCCAGGACTGTATTCTGGTTGATCTGGCATCGGTTAAAAACAAACCGTTGCAGGCGATGCTTGCTGCGCACTCCGGCCCGGTGCTGGGATTACACCCGATGTTCGGTCCGGACAGCGGCAGTCTGGCAAAACAGGTAGTGGTATGGTGCGATGGCCGTCAGCCGGAAGCTTATCAGTGGTTCCTGGAGCAGATTCAGGTATGGGGTGCACGTCTGCACCGCATCAGCGCCGTAGAGCATGACCAGAACATGGCCTTTATTCAGGCGCTGCGCCACTTTGCAACCTTCGCTTATGGCTTGCACCTGGCAGAAGAGAATGTGCAGCTGGAGCAGTTACTGGCGCTCTCATCGCCGATATACCGGCTTGAGCTGGCAATGGTCGGACGGCTGTTTGCCCAGGATCCTCAGCTCTATGCAGATATTATCATGTCGTCAGAAAGTAACCTGGCGCTCATTAAGCGCTACTATACGCGTTTTGGTGAGGCGATTAAGCTGCTGGAGCAGGGTGACAAACAGGCGTTTATCGACAGTTTCCGCCGAGTGGAGCATTGGTTCGGCGATTACGCGAAGCGCTTCCAGGCTGAAAGCCGGACGCTGCTGCGTCAGGCGAACGATAGCAGACCCTGACGCTATTCAGGGGGCCGGTATACCTGGCCCCTGTTTTTCAATCGCAGTAAACCCCGCTTTGACGAAAATTGCCTGCCCTTCAGATGATCTCAACCGTTCAGCCAGCTTGTTACCCTCAGGCTGACAAACCGCATAGCCATAGTCAGCGCGCGTTTGCCACTCTTCCGGTATTAACACTGTGATAATGCCATCAGCCGGTTGCAGCAGATGTGCATAGCTACGATAGCCAATAAAAATGTCTGTCTGGCCGGATTGGATCAACCACGCAGAAGCCAGCTTTCCCGGCGGTACGGGTGGGGAATCCCTGCCGCCAACCAGCATCCGTGCGCGCAGTTTTAACTGTTTGCCCAGAGTGGCGTCCTGCTGTTCAATTCGATCAAGCAACTGCCAGGCGTAGTCACCGCAGGGATCGCAGCCTGGCGTCGAGGTGGCAACGCGGAGGTCAGTATGACGTAACAGATCAAGCCATCCAGCAGCCGGATCCACACGATCGCGGCGAACGCTCAGGCATAAAAAGTTATGGCAGAATAGCGCTGCCCGCTGTGCCAGCCCTGCCTGCAACAGAGCCTGAGGATGAACAGTGCTGGCTGAAACGAAAAGATCGCAGGCCTCTTTTTGCTCAATACGCTGGCGCAGTAAGCCCGCAGGGCCGAACTGTGTTTCTATTCCTGCTGGATAGTCCTGCTGAAATGCGCTCACGATAGCAGGCCAGACATGGCGCAGGCTGCCTGCAGCCAGAACCTGTAAGGGTTTCATCAGTTGGTGCCCCGGTAATCAGTGCGGTAAAAACGCTGATACCAGCTTTCTGCCTGTTGCTGCATATCAATATCCGCGAATCTTGCGGGGTAGAGTTTTTTCGCCATCCACAACTCACCCAGCGCCATCGCTTCAGGCATCGGATAACCCCAGGCCTTGGCATATTCAGGCATCAGATAGACACGATGGTTTTTAACAGCATCAACAGTCTGCCATTCTGGCTGCTGATTAATTTCGTTAATGACCTGTGGGTAGCGATCCTGAACGAAAATTACCTGTGGGTTCCACGCCAGAACCTGCTCCATTGATACCTGCTTGTAGCCTTTAACCGTAGCCGCAGCAACGTTGACTGCCCCGGCGTGAGCCATCATCAGCCCGGTATATTTACCGGAACCGTAAGTCGTCAGGTCAGGGTTCGCCATATATACGCGAATACGTTCTTTTTCCGGGATATCCTTCAGCCGTGCAGCTACCTGCTGGCGCTGGGTGAAAGTGGCTGCGATCAGGGTTTCAGCCTGCTTCTGATGATTAACCACTTCGCCAATCAGACGGATCCCCTGTGCCAGGCCATCGTTATAGGCCTGCTCTTCATTCTGTAGCTGAGGATTGAGCAGCGCCTGCTGTGAGCCGCTGTCACTGCGCAGGGAGATAGCAATTACTGCAATGCCAAGATGCTGAATCTGGTCAATCATCTCCTGTGGAGCATAGTTGGTGACAAATACCACCTCAGGGCGGAGGGCAACCAGCTTTTCCAGGTCGACATGGGTCAGATCGCCCAGCGTGGGCAGGGTATTCAGCTGCGGTACCAGGCGTGCGTAACCGTCACCGAGTTGCTGTTTCCAGTTGCTGAGAATTCCGACCATTTTCCCAGTGGCATCGAGCTGTACCAGCAGATTTAAGGTCTGATGCTGCAATACCACTACCCGGTTAACCTCGTCGGGCAGGGTGACCTGACGGCCAAGCTGGTCGGTTACCTGGCGTGATGCATTAGCGGAAAAAGCCAGTAAGCCTGAAAGGATAAGTACGGAAAACCGATGAAAAATTGAAGTCATTATCGCTGCCTGCGTATCGTTGTATATCTTATGATATAGCGATCGTTATGGCAGGGTAAATGATTCTCTGTGTGTAAGGGAAAACCGTCAGTCGCATAACGGACTGACGGTGTTGATATTACTCAGGGTCGATGGCAACCACATTCTCGCTGGGATAGCAGCCCAGCACTTTCAGCGAACGGGTGATCGGCGTCAGCTCACGCAGTGCCTGCTGCACCTCTTCAGTATTCAGGTTGCCCTGGAAATCAATGTAAAACATCTCCTGCCATGGATTACCATTAATCGGTCGTGACTCAAGCTTGCTCATGGTCAGGTTGTGTTTGCGCAACACCAGCAGCGCCTCCACCAGAGCGCCCGCCTGCTGGCCGGTAGCCATAATCAGCGTGGTTTTAGCCGGAACCTGTAGTGACACTTCAATAGGTTTACGCGCCAGCACGATAAAGCGGGTAATATTTTGACGCTGGTTAGCCAGATTACGCTCCAGTACCTGCAGGCCATAAAGTTCACCGCCGGCTTCGCTGCCCAGCGCCGCAACTTTCGGTGAGTTCATTGCCGCCACTCTTTCCATTGCCGCTGCGGTGCTTTCGGTGTACTCAATTTTCCAGTGCGGGTAGCGGTTGATAAACTGGCTGCACTGCTGGAATGGCTGCGGGTGGCTGTAGACCGTCTCAATCTGTTGCAGATCGGTGTTGCCGGAAACCAGCACGCAGTGATCGATAGGAATGGTGATTTCACCAACGATAGACAGGTTAGTCTGCTGCAACAGGTCGTAGACATCTGTAATTGACCCCGAGGTGGTGTTCTCCACCGGCAGCACGGCATAGTCAGCCAGGCCAGTTTCTACCTGATTGAAGATATCGTGGAACTTCAGGCAGCCGCTCTCAATAAAGTTATCAAAGTGGCGGGCGGCATAGTGACGGGATGCCAGATGCGAGTAAGAGCCTTTTGGCCCGAGGAACGCGATACGTGCGGAATGGGCATTAGTATTGTTCAGATGCTTTTGCAGCAGCGCCTGCTGGGTCAATACTGAATCTTCAATAATCTGCTGAAACAGGCGTGTGATGTAGTGAGCATCCAGCTTATGCCCTTTACCCAGAGTGATCAGGTGCTCAAGTAAATCGCGTTCGCGGTCGATATCACGGACGGGACGGTGGGTGGCCATTTTGGCCTCGGCAACTTCTACCGCCAGTGCGCGGCGCTGGGCCAGCAGGGCCAGCAGTTGTTCGTCCAGTGCGCTAATCTTACCGCGCAGGGCCAGCAAAGGATTTTCGGGATTCATATTTGCTACCTGTCAGATGTTGCTAAAAAAAAAGCCTCCCGTTTGGGAGGCTTTATTGTTCGTCTTCGCATTGATTCTTACACGACGAATTGCCTCCCAGGTCAGGGGAAGGTAAAGAAGCTAAAAAAGAATGCGAAGAAAAACGGAGTAGATTTCATTGAGCTATCCATAATGTCAGAAAGGATAAAGTAACCGCTGCAATTTCATTCTGTCAATAAAAAACGCGCCCGCAGGCGCGTTATCACTGTTTTAACCAGATTACTCTTCGTCAGCTTCAGTTTCAGTTTCTACCACACTGAGATCTTTAACACTGGCGGCGGCGCGGCGCGC carries:
- the tyrA gene encoding bifunctional chorismate mutase/prephenate dehydrogenase, with the translated sequence MVAELTALRDQIDEVDKALLDLLAKRLSLVAEVGEVKSRYGLPIYVPEREATMLASRRREAELLGVPPDLIEDVLRRVMRESYTSENDKGFKTLCPELRPVVIVGGKGQMGRLFEKMLTLSGYQVQILDKGDWDNAETMLANAGMVIISVPIHLTEQVIGELPPLPQDCILVDLASVKNKPLQAMLAAHSGPVLGLHPMFGPDSGSLAKQVVVWCDGRQPEAYQWFLEQIQVWGARLHRISAVEHDQNMAFIQALRHFATFAYGLHLAEENVQLEQLLALSSPIYRLELAMVGRLFAQDPQLYADIIMSSESNLALIKRYYTRFGEAIKLLEQGDKQAFIDSFRRVEHWFGDYAKRFQAESRTLLRQANDSRP
- a CDS encoding substrate-binding domain-containing protein, which translates into the protein MKPLQVLAAGSLRHVWPAIVSAFQQDYPAGIETQFGPAGLLRQRIEQKEACDLFVSASTVHPQALLQAGLAQRAALFCHNFLCLSVRRDRVDPAAGWLDLLRHTDLRVATSTPGCDPCGDYAWQLLDRIEQQDATLGKQLKLRARMLVGGRDSPPVPPGKLASAWLIQSGQTDIFIGYRSYAHLLQPADGIITVLIPEEWQTRADYGYAVCQPEGNKLAERLRSSEGQAIFVKAGFTAIEKQGPGIPAP
- a CDS encoding ABC transporter substrate-binding protein, translating into MTSIFHRFSVLILSGLLAFSANASRQVTDQLGRQVTLPDEVNRVVVLQHQTLNLLVQLDATGKMVGILSNWKQQLGDGYARLVPQLNTLPTLGDLTHVDLEKLVALRPEVVFVTNYAPQEMIDQIQHLGIAVIAISLRSDSGSQQALLNPQLQNEEQAYNDGLAQGIRLIGEVVNHQKQAETLIAATFTQRQQVAARLKDIPEKERIRVYMANPDLTTYGSGKYTGLMMAHAGAVNVAAATVKGYKQVSMEQVLAWNPQVIFVQDRYPQVINEINQQPEWQTVDAVKNHRVYLMPEYAKAWGYPMPEAMALGELWMAKKLYPARFADIDMQQQAESWYQRFYRTDYRGTN
- the pheA gene encoding bifunctional chorismate mutase/prephenate dehydratase gives rise to the protein MNPENPLLALRGKISALDEQLLALLAQRRALAVEVAEAKMATHRPVRDIDRERDLLEHLITLGKGHKLDAHYITRLFQQIIEDSVLTQQALLQKHLNNTNAHSARIAFLGPKGSYSHLASRHYAARHFDNFIESGCLKFHDIFNQVETGLADYAVLPVENTTSGSITDVYDLLQQTNLSIVGEITIPIDHCVLVSGNTDLQQIETVYSHPQPFQQCSQFINRYPHWKIEYTESTAAAMERVAAMNSPKVAALGSEAGGELYGLQVLERNLANQRQNITRFIVLARKPIEVSLQVPAKTTLIMATGQQAGALVEALLVLRKHNLTMSKLESRPINGNPWQEMFYIDFQGNLNTEEVQQALRELTPITRSLKVLGCYPSENVVAIDPE